A window of Theropithecus gelada isolate Dixy chromosome 14, Tgel_1.0, whole genome shotgun sequence contains these coding sequences:
- the PTPN5 gene encoding tyrosine-protein phosphatase non-receptor type 5 isoform X2: MNYEGARSERENHAADDFKGGALDMCCSERLPGLPQPIVMEALDEAEGLQDSQREMPPPPPPSPPSDPAQKPPPRGAGSHSLAVRSSLCLFAASQFLLGPTAWLDSGTWGVPSLLLVSLSMGLVLVTTLVWHLLRTPPEPPTPLPPEDRRQSVSRQPSFTYSEWMEEKAEDDFLDLDPVPETPVFDCVMDIKPEADPASLTVKSMGLQERRGSNVSLTLDMCTPGCNEEGFGYLMSPREESAREYLLSASRVLQAEELHEKALDPFLLQAEFFEIPMNFVDPKEYDIPGLVRKNRYKTILPNPHSRVCLTSPDPDDPLSSYINANYIRGYGGEEKVYIATQGPIVSTVADFWRMVWQEHTPIIVMITNIEEMNEKCTEYWPEEQVVYDDVEITVQKVIHTEDYRLRLISLKSGTEERGLKHYWFTSWPDQKTPDRAPPLLHLVREVEEATQQEGPHCAPIIVHCSAGIGRTGCFIATSICCQQLRQEGVVDILKTTCQLRQDRGGMIQTCEQYQFVHHVMSLYEKQLSHQSPE; the protein is encoded by the exons GTCTCCCCCAGCCGATAGTGATGGAGGCCCTGGACGAGGCCGAAGGGCTCCAGGACTCACAGAGAGAGATGCCGCCACCCCCTCCTCCCTCGCCGCCCTCAGATCCAGCTCAGAAGCCACCGCCTCGAGGTGCCGGGAGCCACTCCCTCGCTGTCAGGAGCAGCCTGTGCCTGTTTGCTGCCTCACAGTTCCTG CTGGGACCCACG GCCTGGCTTGACTCTGGGACCTGGGGAGTCCCCAGTCTGCTGCTGGTCTCTCTGTCCATGGGCCTGGTCCTCGTTACCACACTG GTGTGGCACCTCCTGAGGACACCCCCAGAGCCACCCACCCCACTGCCCCCTGAGGACAGGCGCCAGTCAGTGAGCCGCCAGCCCTCCTTCACCTACTCTGAGTGGATGGAGGAGAAAGCTGAGGATGACTTCCTGGACCTGGACCCGGTGCCCGAGACTCCTGTGTTTGATTGTGTGATGGACATCAAGCCTGAGGCCGACCCCGCCTCGCTCACCGTCAAGTCCATGGGTCTGCAGGAGAG GAGGGGCTCCAATGTCTCGCTGACCCTGGACATGTGCACTCCGGGCTGCAACGAGGAGGGCTTTGGCTACCTCATGTCCCCACGTGAGGAGTCCGCCCGCGAGTACCTGCTCAGCGCCTCCCGTGTCCTCCAAGCAGAAGAGCTTCATGAAAAGGCCCTGGACCCTTTCCTGCTGCAGGCGGAATTCTTT GAAATCCCCATGAACTTCGTGGATCCCAAAGAGTACGACATCCCTGGGCTGGTGCGGAAGAACCGGTACAAAACCATACTTCCCA ACCCTCACAGCAGAGTGTGTCTGACCTCACCAGACCCTGACGACCCCCTGAGTTCCTACATCAATGCCAACTACATCCGG GGCTACGGTGGGGAGGAGAAGGTGTACATCGCCACTCAGGGACCCATCGTCAGCACGGTCGCCGACTTCTGGCGCATGGTGTGGCAGGAGCACACGCCCATCATTGTCATGATCACCAACATCGAGGAGATGAACGAG AAATGCACCGAGTATTGGCCAGAGGAGCAGGTGGTGTACGACGATGTTGAGATCACTGTGCAGAAAGTCATTCACACGGAGGATTACCGGCTGCGACTCATCTCCCTCAAG AGTGGGACTGAGGAGCGAGGCCTGAAGCATTACTGGTTCACATCCTGGCCCGACCAGAAGACCCCAGACCGGGCCCCCCCACTCCTGCACCTGGTGcgggaggtggaggaggcaaCCCAGCAGGAGGGGCCCCACTGTGCCCCCATCATCGTCCACTGCAG TGCAGGGATTGGGAGGACCGGCTGCTTCATTGCCACCAGCATCTGCTGCCAGCAGCTGCGGCAGGAGGGTGTGGTGGACATCCTGAAGACCACGTGCCAGCTCCGTCAGGACAG GGGCGGCATGATCCAGACATGCGAGCAGTACCAGTTTGTGCACCACGTCATGAGCCTCTACGAAAAGCAGCTGTCCCACCAGTCCCCAGAATGA
- the PTPN5 gene encoding tyrosine-protein phosphatase non-receptor type 5 isoform X1 codes for MNYEGARSERENHAADDFKGGALDMCCSERLPGLPQPIVMEALDEAEGLQDSQREMPPPPPPSPPSDPAQKPPPRGAGSHSLAVRSSLCLFAASQFLLACGVLWFSGYGHVWAQNATNLVSSLLTLLKQLGPTAWLDSGTWGVPSLLLVSLSMGLVLVTTLVWHLLRTPPEPPTPLPPEDRRQSVSRQPSFTYSEWMEEKAEDDFLDLDPVPETPVFDCVMDIKPEADPASLTVKSMGLQERRGSNVSLTLDMCTPGCNEEGFGYLMSPREESAREYLLSASRVLQAEELHEKALDPFLLQAEFFEIPMNFVDPKEYDIPGLVRKNRYKTILPNPHSRVCLTSPDPDDPLSSYINANYIRGYGGEEKVYIATQGPIVSTVADFWRMVWQEHTPIIVMITNIEEMNEKCTEYWPEEQVVYDDVEITVQKVIHTEDYRLRLISLKSGTEERGLKHYWFTSWPDQKTPDRAPPLLHLVREVEEATQQEGPHCAPIIVHCSAGIGRTGCFIATSICCQQLRQEGVVDILKTTCQLRQDRGGMIQTCEQYQFVHHVMSLYEKQLSHQSPE; via the exons GTCTCCCCCAGCCGATAGTGATGGAGGCCCTGGACGAGGCCGAAGGGCTCCAGGACTCACAGAGAGAGATGCCGCCACCCCCTCCTCCCTCGCCGCCCTCAGATCCAGCTCAGAAGCCACCGCCTCGAGGTGCCGGGAGCCACTCCCTCGCTGTCAGGAGCAGCCTGTGCCTGTTTGCTGCCTCACAGTTCCTG CTTGCCTGCGGGGTGCTCTGGTTCAGCGGCTATGGCCACGTCTGGGCACAGAACGCCACAAACCTCGTCTCCTCTTTGCTGACGCTCCTGAAACAGCTGGGACCCACG GCCTGGCTTGACTCTGGGACCTGGGGAGTCCCCAGTCTGCTGCTGGTCTCTCTGTCCATGGGCCTGGTCCTCGTTACCACACTG GTGTGGCACCTCCTGAGGACACCCCCAGAGCCACCCACCCCACTGCCCCCTGAGGACAGGCGCCAGTCAGTGAGCCGCCAGCCCTCCTTCACCTACTCTGAGTGGATGGAGGAGAAAGCTGAGGATGACTTCCTGGACCTGGACCCGGTGCCCGAGACTCCTGTGTTTGATTGTGTGATGGACATCAAGCCTGAGGCCGACCCCGCCTCGCTCACCGTCAAGTCCATGGGTCTGCAGGAGAG GAGGGGCTCCAATGTCTCGCTGACCCTGGACATGTGCACTCCGGGCTGCAACGAGGAGGGCTTTGGCTACCTCATGTCCCCACGTGAGGAGTCCGCCCGCGAGTACCTGCTCAGCGCCTCCCGTGTCCTCCAAGCAGAAGAGCTTCATGAAAAGGCCCTGGACCCTTTCCTGCTGCAGGCGGAATTCTTT GAAATCCCCATGAACTTCGTGGATCCCAAAGAGTACGACATCCCTGGGCTGGTGCGGAAGAACCGGTACAAAACCATACTTCCCA ACCCTCACAGCAGAGTGTGTCTGACCTCACCAGACCCTGACGACCCCCTGAGTTCCTACATCAATGCCAACTACATCCGG GGCTACGGTGGGGAGGAGAAGGTGTACATCGCCACTCAGGGACCCATCGTCAGCACGGTCGCCGACTTCTGGCGCATGGTGTGGCAGGAGCACACGCCCATCATTGTCATGATCACCAACATCGAGGAGATGAACGAG AAATGCACCGAGTATTGGCCAGAGGAGCAGGTGGTGTACGACGATGTTGAGATCACTGTGCAGAAAGTCATTCACACGGAGGATTACCGGCTGCGACTCATCTCCCTCAAG AGTGGGACTGAGGAGCGAGGCCTGAAGCATTACTGGTTCACATCCTGGCCCGACCAGAAGACCCCAGACCGGGCCCCCCCACTCCTGCACCTGGTGcgggaggtggaggaggcaaCCCAGCAGGAGGGGCCCCACTGTGCCCCCATCATCGTCCACTGCAG TGCAGGGATTGGGAGGACCGGCTGCTTCATTGCCACCAGCATCTGCTGCCAGCAGCTGCGGCAGGAGGGTGTGGTGGACATCCTGAAGACCACGTGCCAGCTCCGTCAGGACAG GGGCGGCATGATCCAGACATGCGAGCAGTACCAGTTTGTGCACCACGTCATGAGCCTCTACGAAAAGCAGCTGTCCCACCAGTCCCCAGAATGA